The following proteins come from a genomic window of Anopheles ziemanni chromosome 3, idAnoZiCoDA_A2_x.2, whole genome shotgun sequence:
- the LOC131285105 gene encoding uncharacterized protein LOC131285105, which yields MRTDKGDSLRMFVIAIVATGLVAQTLAFDANFYANLITFGIYNSDQNVTANVTSDFKDFGALGCNSSDPFAVIVHGWKESCQTEWLVDMVSNLTSVRSGCIYCMNYNNFSRHDDYFGLVRQFVPISDVLVTKLQQLDDFGYDFDRGYMFGFSYGAHLALDSLRKFSPGKLGVLDVCEPAGPGFDGEQSYREKDPMQAAKNVQCIHTSDNYGTHERKCHQNWNLGRCGKSQDAAGPYPKGSHGLCPYIYNSAFKHDFLAMPNKQNCETKRLAPAWPKGFRMGYFTDRKSDVIGDLFAATSREYPYFDNTFANEVNEV from the exons atgcgTACCGATAAAGGAGATTCGTTGCGAATGTTTGTGATCGCCATTGTAGCCACAGGCTTAGTGGCGCAGACCCTGGCATTTGACGCAAATTTTTACGCAAACTTAATCACGTTTGGGATTTACAACAG CGACCAAAACGTGACCGCAAACGTAACGTCGGACTTTAAGGATTTCGGAGCGCTCGGCTGCAACAGTTCGGATCCGTTTGCGGTGATAGTGCACGGGTGGAAGGAGAGCTGCCAGACCGAATGGTTGGTGGATATGGTTTCCAACCTGACGAGCGTGCGGTCTGGGTGTATTTATTGTATGAACTACAACAACTTCTCCCGCCATGACGACTACTTCGGTCTGGTGCGTCAGTTCGTGCCGATATCGGATGTGCTTGTGACAAAGTTGCAACAGCTGGACGACTTTGGCTACGACTTTGACCGGGGCTACATGTTCGGCTTCAGCTACGGGGCCCACCTGGCACTGGATTCGCTGAGAAAGTTCAGCCCAGGAAAGCTGGGCGTGCTGGACG TCTGTGAACCGGCCGGCCCAGGGTTCGACGGGGAGCAGAGCTACCGCGAGAAGGATCCCATGCAAGCGGCCAAGAATGTGCAGTGCATCCACACGAGTGACAACTATGGTACGCACGAGCGTAAGTGTCATCAGAACTGGAACCTGGGACGGTGTGGCAAGTCGCAGGATGCGGCCGGACCGTACCCGAAGGGATCGCACGGCCTCTGCCCGTACATCTACAACAGCGCGTTCAAACATGACTTCCTAGCGATGCCGAACAAGCAGAACTGCGAAACGAAGCGGCTTGCACCGGCATGGCCGAAGGGCTTCCGGATGGGCTACTTTACCGATCGTAAAAG CGACGTGATTGGTGATCTTTTCGCGGCCACCTCGAGGGAGTACCCGTACTTCGATAATACCTTCGCTAACGAAGTCAATGAAGTTTAA